CCACGTCACAAGCACGATCGCGAAAGCGAAAAAACCACATTGCCAGGGACCTGCGAACTCCCACAACAACGTCGCGTGATGACGGAGCGCTGGGAATGGCCAAATCATTCGGGCTGGCAACCCCGGCCCCGCTCGGTCGAGCACGTTTGCAAAAAACTGACTTCGAAACTCGTACGGGAATCGCCTAATCAGCGGTATCCACAATCCCACGACAGTCGCACAACTGATTCCAAACGCAGCGAAAGCGAAGACCTTGTCACGCCAACGGCCAACCGCACGCGACAGACCACTCCTAAGCGAAAGACCGGCTCCAGATGGCATCCCGCGCACGAACAGCAACCCAACGCCTGCTTGAATCGCAAACACCAATGCGAAGGGATGAAAGAGCGCTGCCAACCCACACGCCGCGCCACTGGCAAAAACGTAACGCCACAACAAACCCTCCGTGCGGTTCTCTGATCTCAAGAAACTCCCTAGCGAACACAGACTAAGCCAACCGCAAAACGCACACAGAAGGTCGGGCCGCACCATCAACCCAGTGAACATCAGCGGACGGCAAAACGCCATCAACATCGATACCAATAGCGCCGACGCGAACGAAGCCCCCAATCGCCTCGCCAACCAAAACGTCAATGCTATCGACGCCAGCGCCCCCAGAAAAAGTGGTATGCGAGAAGTGGCATATCCTGGCGAAAAGACTGCATGGAACGGTGCCTGCACATAGAACAACGCGGGTGGCAACGTCATCAAACAACGATCGGCATTCTCAAAAAAAGTCGATCGGTCGCGAGTCGGCACGTAGGGAATCCGAGGCACGCCCTCCGTCCAAACTGTCCATCCCGGAATGGCAAACCATTGCTCATCCTGGCCGCCAGGTGCGTGCACCAAAATCGGCAAACGCAACACGACGTACACCAAAATGGGCAACACCACCCAAGCCAGTTGCCATCGGGACCGATCACAACCCGTCCAATCGTGACTTTCAACGATTCCGTCACGATCACCCAAAGCAGGCTCTTTGCTCATCGAGACAACTCCAACCAATTCGGATGGTTCTCAGCATGACTGGCGATTTCCTCCAGCGTCTCTCCCAGTGGAATTTCAGGTTGCCAATCCCAATGACGTTTTGCCAATTTTGAATCCAACACGACCCAGGGAAGATCAAACGGTCTCTCTTCCCGGCTAGCCGCCACTTCATGTTCACCGAACCGATTGTCGCACCAAGCCGTCAACTGCCGCAGTGAAATCGCCGAGCTTGCTCCACCGGCCACATTAATCGTCCGCGGGATTCCAGCCACGTCGGTACATCGTAGTTGCTTGATCACCAGCCGCGCCAGATCGTTGACGTGCAAACAATCTCGTACCTGATAACCCGATCCGCCGAACCCCAGATAACGTAACGGCCGCCGGCGCAAATGACTGTTAATCCAGAACGAAAAGATGCCCTGATCCGATCGCCCAAATTGTCCACCCCCTGTCAACACGCCACAACGATTCACCCAAACCGGGAAGTCAAAGGTCAATCCGTACTCCAGCGCCAATGCTTCGGAGGCAAGCTTCGTCGCCCCATACAACGAAACCGGCGCGGCGGTCGAGAACGACTCTTGCACGCCACTTCGGCTTAGGCCCGGTCCAGCTGAACTGGCCCGCTCGTCTAAAACGTATGCCCCGTCCTGTTCCATCAGAGGCACATCAAGCAGTGCAGCAATCGAATAGACACGGCTGGTACTCAACAAAATCAAACCCGCTCGATTCCGTTTGCAATACTCCAACAAGTTGATCGTGCTAATCAAGTTGTGCTGCACCAACTGCAGCGACGAGTTGTTCCCATCCACGCCCGCCAACACGCTCGGAAGCGCCGCCGCATCGATCACCCAGTCAACTTTTGGCAGGTGCGCCAGATCGCTCGCCATCCGCATGTCGCCATGAAAAACCGTCACACCCAACGCGCGCAACTCGTCGCGATTCAACTCGCTACCATTCCTGGCCAAGTTATCGACACCGAAAACCCTCGCCACTTCCGGATGTGC
The Neorhodopirellula lusitana DNA segment above includes these coding regions:
- a CDS encoding NAD-dependent epimerase/dehydratase family protein, with translation MDVLITGVCGFVGSSIARVLVAHPEVARVFGVDNLARNGSELNRDELRALGVTVFHGDMRMASDLAHLPKVDWVIDAAALPSVLAGVDGNNSSLQLVQHNLISTINLLEYCKRNRAGLILLSTSRVYSIAALLDVPLMEQDGAYVLDERASSAGPGLSRSGVQESFSTAAPVSLYGATKLASEALALEYGLTFDFPVWVNRCGVLTGGGQFGRSDQGIFSFWINSHLRRRPLRYLGFGGSGYQVRDCLHVNDLARLVIKQLRCTDVAGIPRTINVAGGASSAISLRQLTAWCDNRFGEHEVAASREERPFDLPWVVLDSKLAKRHWDWQPEIPLGETLEEIASHAENHPNWLELSR
- a CDS encoding ArnT family glycosyltransferase gives rise to the protein MSKEPALGDRDGIVESHDWTGCDRSRWQLAWVVLPILVYVVLRLPILVHAPGGQDEQWFAIPGWTVWTEGVPRIPYVPTRDRSTFFENADRCLMTLPPALFYVQAPFHAVFSPGYATSRIPLFLGALASIALTFWLARRLGASFASALLVSMLMAFCRPLMFTGLMVRPDLLCAFCGWLSLCSLGSFLRSENRTEGLLWRYVFASGAACGLAALFHPFALVFAIQAGVGLLFVRGMPSGAGLSLRSGLSRAVGRWRDKVFAFAAFGISCATVVGLWIPLIRRFPYEFRSQFFANVLDRAGPGLPARMIWPFPALRHHATLLWEFAGPWQCGFFAFAIVLVTWALLKRRSGDEALGGVPDGPRLPRNLAYGYLALMWSSVFLTAVVAGLHPTKGYWVYPCFWIFGGLAIAIDELIWQANIRPVMRKTAFVLVAVVGTCCMLPGAGLRSAWLYTANWGDPRYHGAKFIEGVLDELPSERLFLADLSYVYDVYLSGRQVLLCQEREQYWGDQPLEYEALLLAWEGEDAGWASQYDGRLIKRFGSRDLPQTCFVDVFQPVASKAQADASK